A single genomic interval of Cucumis sativus cultivar 9930 chromosome 5, Cucumber_9930_V3, whole genome shotgun sequence harbors:
- the LOC101209119 gene encoding inactive leucine-rich repeat receptor-like serine/threonine-protein kinase At1g60630, with the protein MEVVVLRYSSLFFVLLVCVLHLVRAGDAEALLALKESLHTGNSLPWRGRSFCHWQGVKECANGRVTKLVLEHLNLSGVLNHKILNRLDQLRVLSFKGNSLSGPIPDLSGLVNLKSLYLSDNNFSGEFPSSISNLHRLKVVVLSGNKISGPIPETLLKLRRLYVLHLQDNQLTGSIPPFNQTSLRFFNVSNNHLSGDIPVTPTLARFNVSSFSGNLELCGEQVQNPCGNISIAPSLSPSFPLIPSSSSSSRRHKLVKIIAGSVGGFVGLLLIILLLCMICKCRERKSLSEVRNKGIGEEGVEETPGTAGGGGGGGGGGNNGGKQGGFSWESEGLGSLVFCGAGDQKMTYSLEDLLKASAETLGRGTIGSTYKAVMESGYIVTVKRLKDSRYPRAEEFGRQMEVLGRLRHPNLVPLRAYFQAKEERLLVYDYFPNGSLFSLIHGSRTSGGGKPLHWTSCLKIAEDLANGLLYIHQNPGSTHGNLKSSNVLLGSDFESCLTDYGLNLFRDPDSLDEPSATSLFYRAPECRDIRKPTTQQADVYSFGVLLLELLTGKTPFQDLVQEHGSDIPKWVSSVREEETESGDDPTSGNEASEEKLQALLNIAMACVSLMPQNRPTMREVLKMIRDTRAEAQISSNSSDHSPGRWSDIVQSLPREEHLSI; encoded by the exons ATGGAAGTTGTGGTTTTGAGGTATTCTTCATTGTTCTTCGTCTTGTTGGTTTGTGTACTGCATTTGGTTCGAGCTGGAGATGCAGAAGCTCTGTTAGCATTGAAAGAATCTCTTCACACTGGGAACTCGCTTCCATGGCGAGGAAGGTCTTTCTGCCACTGGCAAGGAGTTAAAGAATGCGCAAATGGGCGGGTAACTAAGCTTGTTTTAGAGCATCTAAATCTATCTGGTGTTCTTAACCACAAGATTTTGAATCGTTTAGATCAGCTTCGTGTTCTCAGTTTCAAAGGAAATTCGCTTTCCGGTCCAATCCCTGATCTCTCGGGTCTAGTTAATCTAAAATCCCTCTATCTAAGCGACAACAACTTTTCCGGCGAGTTTCCGAGCTCCATCTCTAATCTCCACCGCTTGAAGGTCGTCGTTCTTTCCGGTAACAAAATATCTGGTCCCATTCCAGAAACATTACTTAAACTCCGGCGTCTCTATGTTCTACACTTGCAAGACAACCAACTTACCGGCTCCATTCCTCCTTTCAACCAAACCAGTCTGCGATTCTTCAATGTCTCTAACAACCACCTCTCCGGCGACATCCCAGTAACCCCCACCTTAGCCCGATTCAATGTCTCGTCATTTTCCGGCAACCTAGAGCTTTGCGGAGAACAAGTTCAAAACCCTTGCGGAAATATTTCCATTGCGCCATCATTAAGTCCCTCTTTTCCACTAATCCCTAGCTCAAGCTCGTCTTCAAGACGACACAAATTGGTCAAGATAATAGCTGGAAGTGTTGGTGGGTTTGTTGggttgttattaattattcttttactgTGTATGATTTGCAAATGTAGGGAAAGAAAAAGCCTATCGGAGGTTAGAAACAAAGGAATTGGAGAGGAGGGGGTGGAGGAAACACCTGGAACTgccggcggcggcggcggcggcggtggCGGAGGTAATAACGGGGGAAAACAAGGGGGCTTTTCTTGGGAAAGTGAAGGACTAGGGAGTCTAGTGTTCTGCGGAGCAGGGGATCAGAAAATGACTTATAGTTTGGAAGATTTGTTGAAAGCTTCGGCGGAGACTTTGGGCAGAGGGACCATTGGAAGCACATACAAAGCAGTAATGGAATCTGGGTATATTGTGACAGTGAAGAGGCTGAAGGATTCAAGGTACCCACGAGCAGAGGAATTCGGACGGCAGATGGAGGTTCTTGGGCGGCTCAGACACCCTAATTTGGTCCCTCTTAGGGCATATTTCCAGGCTAAGGAGGAACGCTTGCTCGTATACGATTATTTCCCCAATGGCAGTCTCTTCTCTCTCATCCATG GATCAAGAACTTCAGGCGGAGGAAAGCCTCTTCATTGGACATCTTGCCTAAAAATAGCGGAAGACTTAGCCAATGGTTTGCTCTACATCCACCAGAACCCAGGCTCAACACATGGAAACCTCAAATCCTCAAACGTACTATTAGGATCTGATTTCGAATCCTGTCTTACTGATTACGGTCTTAACTTATTCCGAGATCCTGACTCGCTTGATGAACCCAGTGCAACCTCACTCTTTTACCGAGCTCCCGAATGCCGCGACATACGTAAGCCAACCACCCAACAAGCAGATGTCTATAGTTTTGGTGTTCTTCTATTGGAGCTTCTTACAGGAAAAACACCATTCCAAGATCTTGTTCAAGAACACGGTTCCGACATTCCCAAGTGGGTTAGTTCAGTTAGAGAAGAGGAGACAGAGTCCGGGGATGATCCCACATCTGGGAATGAGGCGTCAGAAGAGAAACTTCAAGCTCTTTTGAACATAGCAATGGCTTGTGTTTCGCTTATGCCGCAAAACCGACCAACAATGAGGGAAGTACTAAAGATGATAAGAGATACAAGAGCTGAGGCTCAAATCTCATCCAACAGTAGTGACCATTCACCAGGGAGATGGTCTGATATTGTGCAGAGTTTGCCAAGGGAAGAACATTTAAGCATTTGA